Proteins from a single region of Chanodichthys erythropterus isolate Z2021 chromosome 13, ASM2448905v1, whole genome shotgun sequence:
- the pole3 gene encoding DNA polymerase epsilon subunit 3, producing MAERPEDLNLPNAVITRIIKEALPDGVNVSKEARRAISQAASVFVLYATSCANNFAMKAKRKTLNAGDVMSAMEEMEFERFLQPLREALEAYKKGQKGKKEASEQKRKDKEKKNSIDENDKSRDEEEDEHMDDEQEGENEVEEEDVEN from the exons ATGGCCGAGAGACCAGAGGACCTCAATCTTCCCAATGCTGTCATCACGCGGATTATAAAGGAGGCA TTGCCAGACGGAGTAAACGTATCCAAGGAGGCAAGAAGAGCGATATCTCAAGCAGCCAGCGTTTTCGTTCTCTACGCAACATCTTG TGCAAACAATTTTGCTATGAAAGCAAAAAGGAAGACCCTCAACGCTGGAGATGTGATGTCAGCCATGGAGGAGATGGAGTTCGAGCGTTTCTTGCAGCCCTTGCGGGAAGCACTTGAAG CATACAAGAAAGGTCAGAAAGGCAAGAAGGAAGCATCTGAGCAAAAACGAAAGGACAAGGAGAAGAAGAACAGCATAGATGAGAATGACAAGAGTAGAGATGAAGAGGAAGACGAGCACATGGATGATGAGCAGGAGGGAGAGAATGAAGTAGAGGAAGAGGATGTGGAGAACTGA